Proteins encoded in a region of the Pseudomonas sp. PDNC002 genome:
- the xdhC gene encoding xanthine dehydrogenase accessory protein XdhC, which yields MNWISALADLQQRAEASVLVTIIEERGSTPRNAGSKMVVSADKIYDTIGGGHLEFKAMAIAREMLLAREREPKLERFSLGASLGQCCGGATVLLFEPMGQPQAHIAVFGAGHVGRALVPLLASLPCKVRWIDSRETEFPEHIPEGVTRAINEDVIDEIDEMPAGSYFIVMTHNHALDLELTAKILERNDFTYFGLIGSDTKRAKFEHRLRDRGFAADTVQRMRCPMGISEVKGKLPVEIAVSIAGEVIATYNATFGQETGKGENTVAKLLPNSRRARTAESGA from the coding sequence ATGAACTGGATCAGTGCCCTCGCCGACCTGCAACAGCGCGCCGAAGCCAGCGTGCTGGTGACCATCATCGAAGAACGCGGCTCGACCCCGCGCAACGCCGGCTCGAAGATGGTCGTCAGCGCCGACAAGATCTACGACACCATCGGCGGCGGCCACCTCGAATTCAAGGCCATGGCCATCGCCCGCGAAATGCTGCTGGCCCGCGAGCGCGAGCCGAAGCTGGAACGCTTCAGCCTCGGCGCCAGCCTCGGCCAGTGCTGCGGCGGTGCCACCGTGCTGCTGTTCGAACCCATGGGCCAGCCCCAGGCGCACATCGCCGTGTTCGGCGCCGGCCATGTCGGCCGCGCCCTGGTACCGCTGCTTGCCAGCCTGCCGTGCAAGGTTCGCTGGATAGACTCTCGAGAAACCGAGTTCCCCGAGCACATCCCCGAGGGCGTGACCCGCGCGATCAACGAGGATGTGATCGACGAAATCGACGAGATGCCCGCCGGCAGCTATTTCATCGTCATGACCCACAACCACGCCCTGGACCTGGAGCTGACCGCGAAGATCCTCGAGCGCAACGACTTCACCTACTTCGGCCTGATCGGCTCGGACACCAAGCGCGCCAAGTTCGAACACCGCTTGCGCGACCGAGGTTTCGCCGCCGACACCGTGCAGCGCATGCGCTGTCCCATGGGCATCAGCGAAGTGAAGGGCAAGCTGCCGGTGGAGATCGCCGTGTCCATTGCCGGCGAAGTCATCGCCACCTACAACGCCACCTTCGGTCAGGAGACCGGCAAGGGCGAGAACACCGTGGCCAAACTGTTACCCAACAGCCGCCGCGCGCGCACCGCAGAAAGCGG
- the xdhB gene encoding xanthine dehydrogenase molybdopterin binding subunit, with the protein MHKPQKSQEELTALFRADLTTGVGRSVKHESAPKHVSGEAQYIDDRLEFPNQLHVYARMSDRAHARITRLDVSPCYQFPGVAIAITKDDVPGQLDIGPVIAGDPLLADGKVEYVGQMVIAVAADSLETARKAAMAAIIEYEDLEPVLDVVEALRKKHFVLDSHQHKIGDSEAKLATAPNRIQGTLHIGGQEHFYLETQISSVMPTEDGGVIVYTSTQNPTEVQKLVAEVLGISFNKVVIDMRRMGGGFGGKETQAAAPACLCAVIARLTGRPTKMRLPRVEDMQMTGKRHPFYVEYDVGFEDDGLLHGINIELAGNCGYSPDLSGSIVDRAMFHSDNAYFLGNATVNGHRCKTNTASNTAYRGFGGPQGMVAIEEIMDAVARHLGKDPLEVRKRNYYGKDERNVTHYYQQVEHNLLEEMTEELEASAEYAKRRAEIRAFNASSPVLKKGLSLTPVKFGISFTATFLNQAGALIHIYTDGSIHLNHGGTEMGQGLNTKVAQVVAEVFQVDIDRVQITATNTDKVPNTSPTAASSGADLNGKAAQNAAEILKQRLVEFAAKHWKVTEDDVEFRNNQVRVRDLILPFEELVQQAYFGQVSLSSTGFYRTPKIYYDRSQARGRPFYYFAYGVSCSEVIVDTLTGEYKMLRSDILHDVGASLNPAIDIGQVEGGFVQGMGWLTMEELVWNAKGKLMTNGPASYKIPAIADMPIDLRVKLVENRKNPEQTVFHSKAVGEPPFMLGISVFCAIKDAVASLADYRAQPQIDAPATPERVLWGVEQMRKLKLAQAEKAPAQVEPA; encoded by the coding sequence ATGCATAAGCCCCAGAAGAGCCAGGAAGAACTCACTGCACTGTTCCGCGCCGACCTGACCACCGGCGTCGGCCGCAGCGTCAAGCACGAGAGCGCGCCCAAGCACGTCAGCGGCGAAGCGCAATACATCGATGACCGCCTGGAATTCCCCAACCAGCTGCACGTCTACGCCCGCATGAGCGATCGCGCCCACGCGCGCATCACCAGGCTGGACGTCAGCCCCTGCTACCAGTTCCCCGGCGTCGCCATCGCCATCACCAAGGATGACGTACCCGGCCAGCTGGACATCGGCCCGGTGATCGCCGGTGACCCGCTGCTGGCGGACGGCAAGGTCGAGTACGTCGGCCAGATGGTCATCGCCGTCGCCGCCGACAGCCTGGAAACCGCGCGCAAGGCCGCCATGGCCGCGATCATCGAGTACGAGGACCTGGAGCCGGTGCTCGACGTGGTCGAAGCACTGCGCAAGAAGCACTTCGTGCTCGACAGCCACCAGCACAAGATCGGCGACTCCGAGGCCAAGCTCGCCACCGCGCCGAACCGCATCCAGGGCACCCTGCACATCGGCGGCCAGGAGCACTTCTACCTGGAGACGCAGATTTCCTCGGTGATGCCCACCGAAGACGGCGGCGTGATCGTCTACACCTCCACGCAAAACCCCACCGAAGTGCAGAAGCTGGTCGCCGAAGTGCTGGGTATCTCCTTCAACAAGGTGGTCATCGACATGCGCCGCATGGGCGGCGGCTTCGGCGGCAAGGAAACCCAGGCCGCTGCGCCTGCCTGCCTGTGCGCGGTGATCGCGCGCCTGACCGGCCGACCGACGAAGATGCGTCTGCCGCGCGTCGAAGACATGCAGATGACCGGCAAGCGCCACCCCTTCTACGTCGAGTACGACGTGGGCTTCGAGGATGACGGCCTGCTGCACGGCATCAACATCGAGCTGGCCGGCAACTGCGGCTACTCGCCGGACCTCTCCGGCTCCATCGTCGACCGCGCGATGTTCCACTCGGACAACGCCTACTTCCTTGGCAACGCCACGGTGAACGGTCACCGCTGCAAGACCAACACCGCGTCGAACACCGCCTACCGCGGCTTCGGCGGCCCGCAGGGCATGGTCGCCATCGAGGAGATCATGGACGCCGTCGCGCGCCATCTGGGCAAGGACCCGCTGGAAGTGCGCAAGCGCAACTACTACGGCAAGGACGAGCGCAACGTCACCCACTACTACCAGCAGGTCGAACACAACCTGCTGGAGGAAATGACCGAGGAACTGGAAGCCAGCGCCGAGTACGCCAAGCGCCGCGCCGAGATCCGTGCGTTCAACGCCAGCAGCCCGGTGCTGAAGAAAGGCCTGTCGCTGACCCCGGTGAAATTCGGCATCAGCTTTACCGCCACCTTCCTCAACCAGGCCGGTGCGCTGATCCACATCTACACCGACGGCAGCATCCACCTGAACCACGGTGGCACCGAGATGGGCCAGGGCCTGAACACCAAGGTCGCCCAGGTGGTCGCCGAGGTCTTCCAGGTCGACATCGACCGCGTGCAGATCACCGCAACCAACACCGACAAGGTGCCCAACACCTCGCCGACCGCCGCGTCCTCCGGCGCCGACCTGAACGGCAAGGCCGCGCAGAACGCCGCCGAAATCCTCAAGCAGCGCCTGGTGGAGTTCGCCGCCAAGCACTGGAAGGTCACCGAGGATGACGTCGAGTTCCGCAATAACCAGGTGCGCGTGCGTGACCTGATCCTGCCGTTCGAGGAACTGGTGCAGCAGGCCTACTTCGGCCAGGTATCGCTCTCCTCCACCGGTTTCTACCGCACGCCGAAGATCTACTACGACCGCAGCCAGGCGCGCGGCCGGCCGTTCTACTACTTCGCCTATGGAGTGTCCTGCTCGGAAGTGATCGTCGACACCCTCACTGGCGAGTACAAGATGCTGCGCAGCGACATCCTCCACGACGTCGGCGCTTCGCTGAACCCGGCCATCGACATCGGCCAGGTGGAAGGCGGCTTCGTCCAGGGCATGGGCTGGCTGACCATGGAGGAGCTGGTCTGGAACGCCAAGGGCAAGCTGATGACCAATGGCCCGGCGAGCTACAAGATCCCGGCCATCGCCGACATGCCCATCGACCTGCGGGTGAAGCTGGTGGAAAACCGCAAGAACCCGGAACAGACGGTGTTCCACTCCAAGGCCGTCGGCGAGCCGCCGTTCATGCTGGGCATCTCGGTGTTCTGCGCGATCAAGGACGCCGTGGCGAGCCTGGCGGACTACCGCGCCCAGCCGCAGATCGACGCCCCGGCCACTCCCGAGCGCGTGCTCTGGGGCGTGGAGCAGATGCGCAAGCTGAAGCTGGCCCAGGCCGAGAAAGCACCGGCTCAGGTCGAGCCGGCGTGA
- a CDS encoding alkane 1-monooxygenase, protein MFALFLSSAWMLRLKKAGYWIWLVPVFGIPVSYWWSYGSEYPNAWPWLVITVVFGVIPLLDFVVGRDPANPDEIEEVPPMEREGYYRFLSLLTVPLLLGMLVYGGWVLATYDAWSWVGQLGWILSVGTVMGAIGITVSHELIHKDPELEQNAGGLLLAAVCYAGFKVEHVRGHHVHVSTPEDASSSRYGQSLYAFLPHAYKHNFLNAWRLESDRLKRKGLPALHWRNELIWWYVISALFLVGFSIAFGWIGAVYFIGQSVMAFTLLEIVNYVEHYGLHRRRLETGRYERTTHEHSWNSNFLLTNLFLFHLQRHSDHHANAKRRYQVLRHFDESPQLPNGYAGMIVLALFPPLWRAVMDRRVRAYYAGEEYQLSATQRA, encoded by the coding sequence ATGTTCGCTTTGTTCCTTTCCTCTGCCTGGATGTTGCGTCTCAAGAAAGCCGGCTACTGGATCTGGCTGGTTCCCGTCTTCGGGATTCCCGTCAGCTACTGGTGGTCCTACGGTAGCGAGTATCCCAATGCCTGGCCCTGGCTGGTGATCACCGTGGTGTTCGGGGTAATCCCGCTGCTGGACTTCGTGGTCGGTCGCGACCCGGCCAATCCGGATGAGATCGAGGAAGTCCCGCCCATGGAGCGCGAGGGCTACTACCGCTTCCTCAGCCTGCTGACGGTGCCGCTACTGTTGGGCATGCTGGTCTACGGCGGCTGGGTGCTGGCCACTTATGACGCCTGGAGCTGGGTCGGCCAACTGGGCTGGATTCTCTCGGTCGGCACGGTGATGGGCGCCATCGGCATCACCGTCTCCCACGAGCTGATCCACAAGGACCCGGAGCTGGAGCAGAACGCCGGCGGCCTGTTGCTGGCGGCGGTGTGCTACGCGGGCTTCAAGGTCGAGCATGTGCGCGGCCACCATGTGCATGTCTCAACGCCGGAAGACGCTTCGTCGTCGCGCTACGGCCAGAGCCTCTACGCCTTCCTGCCCCACGCCTACAAGCACAACTTCCTCAATGCCTGGAGGCTGGAGAGCGATCGGTTGAAGCGCAAGGGCCTGCCGGCGCTGCACTGGCGCAACGAGCTGATCTGGTGGTACGTGATCAGCGCGCTGTTCCTGGTCGGCTTCAGCATCGCCTTCGGCTGGATCGGCGCGGTCTACTTCATCGGCCAGTCGGTGATGGCGTTCACCCTGCTGGAGATCGTCAACTACGTCGAACACTACGGCCTGCACCGGCGCCGCCTGGAAACCGGGCGCTACGAGCGGACCACCCATGAGCATTCCTGGAACAGCAACTTCCTGCTGACCAACCTGTTCCTCTTCCACCTGCAGCGCCATTCCGACCACCACGCCAACGCCAAGCGCCGCTACCAGGTGCTACGGCACTTCGACGAAAGCCCGCAACTGCCCAATGGCTATGCCGGGATGATCGTCCTGGCGCTGTTCCCGCCGCTCTGGCGCGCAGTGATGGACCGCCGCGTGCGGGCCTATTACGCCGGTGAGGAATACCAGCTGAGCGCCACCCAGCGAGCCTGA
- the xdhA gene encoding xanthine dehydrogenase small subunit, whose protein sequence is MIRFLLNRELRVEDRLDPNLTVLNYLRQTLGKTGTKEGCASGDCGACTVVVGELVGEEGAERIRYRTLNSCLTFVSSLHGKQLISVDDLKHRGELHGVQQAMVDCHGSQCGFCTPGFVMSLFALQKNTAGENAEERKAEAHEALAGNLCRCTGYRPILDAAEQSCCQKRPDQFDVAQPEIIAQLKAIAPNETAELNSGDKRCLLPLTIADLADIYTANPQARLLAGGTDLALEVTQFHRELPVMIYVGHVEEMKRVEVFDDRIEIGAATPLTDCYEALSRDYPDFGELLHRFASLQIRNQGTLGGNIGNASPIGDSPPLLIALGARLVLRKGAERRELPIDEYFIDYKVTARQEGEFIEQVIIPRPQASQAFRAYKVSKRLDDDISAVCAAFSVTVENCKITAVRTGFGGMAAIPKRAKACEAALLGQTFNSATFERAAQALSEDFAPLTDFRASKEYRLLTAQNLLRKCFLELEAPQAVTRVTHYA, encoded by the coding sequence TTGATCAGGTTCCTGCTCAATCGCGAGCTGCGCGTCGAAGACCGCCTCGATCCCAATCTCACCGTGCTCAACTACCTGCGCCAGACCCTGGGCAAGACCGGCACCAAGGAGGGTTGCGCCTCCGGTGACTGCGGCGCCTGCACCGTGGTGGTCGGCGAGCTGGTCGGTGAAGAAGGTGCCGAGCGCATCCGCTACCGCACCCTCAACTCCTGTCTCACCTTCGTTTCCTCGTTGCACGGCAAGCAGCTGATCAGCGTTGATGACCTGAAACACCGCGGCGAACTGCACGGCGTACAGCAGGCCATGGTCGACTGCCACGGCTCGCAGTGCGGCTTCTGCACCCCCGGCTTCGTCATGTCGCTGTTCGCCCTGCAGAAGAACACCGCCGGCGAAAACGCCGAGGAGCGCAAGGCCGAAGCCCATGAAGCGCTGGCCGGCAACCTGTGCCGCTGCACCGGCTACCGTCCAATTCTCGATGCCGCCGAGCAGTCCTGCTGCCAGAAGCGCCCCGACCAGTTCGACGTCGCCCAGCCGGAAATCATCGCCCAGCTCAAGGCCATCGCGCCCAACGAAACCGCCGAGCTCAACAGCGGCGACAAGCGCTGCCTGCTGCCGCTGACCATCGCCGACCTGGCCGATATCTACACCGCCAACCCGCAGGCGCGCCTGCTGGCCGGCGGCACCGACCTGGCCCTGGAAGTCACCCAGTTCCACCGCGAACTGCCGGTGATGATCTATGTCGGCCACGTTGAGGAAATGAAACGCGTCGAGGTCTTCGACGACCGCATCGAGATCGGCGCGGCGACTCCGCTGACCGATTGCTATGAAGCGCTTTCCCGCGACTACCCGGACTTCGGCGAGCTTCTGCACCGCTTCGCCTCCCTGCAGATCCGCAACCAGGGCACCCTGGGCGGCAACATCGGCAACGCATCCCCCATCGGCGACTCGCCGCCGCTGCTGATCGCACTCGGCGCGCGCCTGGTGCTGCGCAAGGGCGCCGAGCGCCGCGAACTGCCGATCGACGAATACTTCATCGACTACAAGGTCACCGCGCGCCAGGAAGGCGAGTTCATCGAGCAGGTGATCATCCCCCGTCCGCAGGCCAGCCAGGCGTTCCGCGCCTACAAGGTCTCCAAGCGCCTGGACGACGACATTTCCGCCGTGTGCGCCGCCTTCAGCGTCACCGTCGAGAACTGCAAGATCACCGCCGTGCGCACCGGTTTCGGCGGCATGGCGGCGATTCCGAAGCGCGCCAAGGCCTGCGAGGCCGCGCTGCTCGGCCAGACCTTCAACAGCGCCACCTTCGAACGCGCCGCACAGGCCCTGAGCGAAGACTTCGCGCCGCTCACCGACTTCCGTGCGAGCAAGGAATACCGCCTGCTCACCGCGCAGAACCTGCTGCGCAAGTGCTTCCTGGAACTGGAAGCCCCTCAGGCCGTGACCCGGGTGACCCACTATGCATAA